The DNA region CGTATGACGTTGTCACGGCATGGTGGTCGTTGCATCGCGGCCGTACTTCGCAGCCCGGGCGTCTTGtcccggctggctgcccagcACCGCGACACGGGGCAGGCCCCAGGCCTCCATGCCCACCGCACGTTGGGgacctccgcctccgcctccgcctcgccttggTTCTCCAAGCAAAGCGGCTGTCTGTGGGAAACTCTGTGGGAAACCGGGGGAGCGGAACCTCGCCACCGCGTAAattctcctcgtcgcgccccAGAGGCACAAGTTCTCCGCCGTAGCATCcattgcccgcccgccgcagggccAAGCCCGCTTATCACATCCTGAGGGTGCTCGACATGTTCGGTAGGCTGGTCGCTCGCGCGTGGGGGCCGCGCATTTGCGGCTGCCGTTCGCTGGGCCACGGCACTGCAGGCCCCGCCGGAGCGTGGGATGACGGGTCGGCGGTGGAGTGTGGGCGCTGGCGAGAACCCGCGCTAGGGCAACCACAGCCGCCCGTGTCTGGTCGAACAGGCTTGGGGCCGGACCTGGGGCTAGACTCGTCTGGGGCACCCGCCCCATACgcaaagaaagaagaaaaaaaaaacacaaATCAGGGGAAAATATGACACGGCCGACTTGATTACGGTCACCTCGGTCAAcctgggcgtgggcgtgaCTGTGCCccagcagacgacgagggcagaAAAGTATGCACGTCATGCGGCAGCCAAGCCGGGGCCAGTGCCGCGCCAacctgcgccagcgccagacaccagcgctgggctgggctgggctgggctggactggactggtgACGCTCGTGTCTGAAACCCACCCGCCTGGGCCGATGAAAACGTTACAGCCGCTGGTGCGAGTCGTCAGGCGATCGATGCTGCCCTTACCTCAccttggcggcagcaggacgcCCGTTCTGCCTCGCTCATACGAGTCCTGTGCCGACCAGATGCGCGGTGAGACGATTggctgcagggcggcgtgcaTCTCCGCGGGTGTCATGCTGGATGTTGTCCACGAACAAACGAGACACCTCGTGCGCTTTGTACGTTCCAAGTGGTGCGACAGGCCGGGCATGGGCTCGGTTCGAAAATGTGTGTTTTCGAGGTCCAACGGTGGCGCTCCTGTCTAAATCTATAGTGTACTTCGTAGCATGCGTGCGCGTCTGTTAccgccgcagctcccgcTGCAGGCACCGCGCGCCGTCCACCGCCGGCTGCCCGACAGTCTCGACGCGCGCGAAATGCCGCCCGGCCAGCGCGTCCACCAGGCGGCCTCtgtagtcgtcgtcctgcagcagcccgcccgcgagcacgaggccgcaccgccgcccctcgtgcgcctgcgcctgtccgtccaccagcgccgccaccagctcCGCGAGGCTCGCCgtgccggcctcgacaacggcccgcgcctcggcgtcgcccgcccgcgccaggtccagcaccacgcgcgccgccgacgcgatGCGCTTGGTCGCGCCctgcgctgcggcggtgtcgtcgggGCCCGACGGCTGGTGCGGCATCAGCACAGCGCTGAGCAGGTCCCGGGGGTGCTGCGCGTCAAAGTGCGCcgacacggcgccggccagcggcgagagcggcgcgTCGCTGCCCCCTGCAGCACCGTGTGCCGGCCGCAGGTCCGCCTGgtgcagcgcccgccgcagaGCCTCGCGCCCCAGgccgtagccgccgccgtcgtcgcccagcagggGGCCCcacccgccggcgcgcccgcaccgGACGAAGCCCCCGCCGTCGGACGCCCGCGCGTAGCTCATGGCCACGGAGcccgtgccggcgacgaccacgacggccgcgtcgaggctcgggtcctcggcgacggccgcgggcagcaggtCGATGTCGGCCGTGACCCggaggccctcgccgacgcgcagcctgagcagctccgccaacgccgcgtCGATGagcggcgacagcgccggGCGCTCGTagcccgccatgccgacccaggcggcggcgaagctcaCGGCCTGGAactgccgcccgcgcgtggCCTCGCACTTGTCCGTCGCCTCCTGgatggccgtggccatgaccgccatggccgcgtcgaTACCGATAGTGGAGCTGCATGTGTCAGTCAGCAGTGGATCTTCCCATCGTCCGACGCGGGCATCACGTACACGTTGCACgggcctgcggcgccgcacgcggccgtcccgtccggccccatgatgacggcccggcagctggagccgccggcgtcgacgcacaggacgaggccctcgtcgcggtgcgcctcctcgacggcctgcctCTGCGCCTCCTCAAACACGCGGGCCAGCACGCCGTTGCTGCGCTCCAggcgcgcctcggcgtcggcgacggacaCGCCCAGCacgatggtgacggcggcgagcttgacgcTGCCGTGGCAggcggccagcacggcgtcgagctcctcatCGGTCTGCGTGcacgcggcgccgccaatgAGCCGGAGCATGTTCTTGGCGCGCTGCCTTAGCTTGATGTTGGTGGCCTTGAGGTCGATCATCTGGGCGCAACCAAGATTGTCAGCCGTGGCGCATCTCGGTCTGCCCGATTGGGGGCCACCACCCTGGAACGACCTCGGCTTACCAAATTGCCATAGGTCTTGCCCAGCTTAATCATGATGCCGGTGCTCATCATGTTGAGGACCAGCTTGGTGGCGGTGCCGGCCTTCATGCGGGTGCTGCCGGTGACCGACTCGGGCccggtgacggcggcaatGACATGGTCGGCgttgccctcgtcctcgacggccgacggccggacgcagacgacggcgacggtggcaccgccgatgcggcgcacgtgctcgaggccgccgaggacgtagGGCGTGCggccggacgaggcgacgccgatgaGCGAGTCGACGGCCGGGTCGAAGCCGTACGGGCGgaggtcctcctcggcaCCAGATCGGCTGTCCTCGGCACCCTCCTTGGCGTTGCGGAGCGCGtagtcgccgcccgcgatgaGGGCGATGAACCTGTCGGCTGGTGCCGAGTAGGTGGGCGGGATTTCCGACGCGTCCAGGACCCCTAgcctggaggaggaggtggtggtgtcaGCCACGGCTCTACTGCCATGCAATGCAGCCCCTCGGCGTGCATGCCGCACTGGGCAGAACGGAGAGACGAGagccaagggcaagggatGCAGGGCAGTCACGACGGACGAGGGCAGAGCTCACCTCCcgctggtgccggcgccaatGTAAAAcaccctgccgccgcggcgcacgCGGTCCGTCAgcacgtcgatggcggcggcgatggcggggacgcagggctcgacggccgcgggcaCGCGCGCGTCCTCACGCTGGAGGATGCGGCACAGCTCGAGCGTCGAGACGGTGTCGATGGCCGTGGTGCGCGGGTTCCTCGTCTCGGTCtggaggccggcgagctggacgacgggctgcgagggcgacatggccgggGCGGAGATGCGAACGATGCGTACAGTAGGAagcgtacttcgtacttcgtacctatTCGGGTCAGTCTGACCGGTCGTCGACTGCCTGTAGTgtcccgtcgacggcggatACCCCCAGGCGTGtcttgcggcggcgaaaTTGGCACCTGCGGTTCCGGATTCAAACCAAATCAATCAAGCTCTCGACCGGCGCGCGAGCTGTGCGTGTGCGTTCTTCAAGTAGACAGGccggcgctcgacggcctgggcaTCCGCATCGTCGCGGCCAGGGATCAGACGGACGATGCACTCCGATGCCGCATCGGctccgcggcgtcgagtgTCGTCGGGGACCCTTGGCAGCGACCTGCAGCCACTACACCGCGCTAACGCAGCCAGCGCGCCATGTGGCTGCTTTCACCAAAGTTGCCGGCCAGCCTGACGTCTCGCTTCAGCGTCTtcagcgccggcgtcccGAAACGGTGCAGAATTCCATCAATTGTGTGCGCCCAACGGGGCCCATTCGCCCGTGGCCCGAGAGGGGGACGGTAATCAGCCTCCGCGTCTCCAGCGGGTGTCATCTTttcgccgcctcgctgtGGGGAGCCCTGGCCTGGAGCCTCTACTTTTAGGCACAGAGGCCCGGGGCTCTTTATCCCGGGGAGCCAtgtgggcggcagcagcctgcACTTGTCGGCCAACTCGCGCTCGATTTCAATGTTGGCTTTGCAGGTGCTGTGCAAGAGGTTTCATCGTTGATACAATCATAGTGAGAGCACATGACATCaggcggcatgggcgagaCACTGCGCTGCAGCCCCGTGCCAagcagccagcgccggcatACAGAGATTgcggcgggcttggcctGCAGCGTcctggcaccaccaccgatTGGTGTTGTGCGGTGCGGTACCAACGGAGCCTGGAGGCCCGCCCAGCGGCTTCAGCCACCAGCGCCCCAGCCGGCTGCCGCGAGTCAAGCCCCAGGCTGGGGCTCTCAGGCCACTGCAACAGCCAAAGGCCGCTGAGATcacgccgccgtggcgcgtGGGCAGTGGAGAGATCCATGTTGCATGCCCTGGGGCCCCGACGAaatcgccgctgccatcaGCCTGTAGCGCCAGTTCCTCCACCTCATCCGTCCATCCTCCACATCGCAGCCGGGCAGACCCAGTCCGTCTGCCACCTCTTCACACACGAGGTGGagtggccggccgccaccatgtAACGTGGCAAGTGCCCCAATGCTTCCATTCTTCGATTCCGCAGCCAAGGTCTGGTTTCGTTTGGCGTGTGCGCGCGTGCCTCCCGCGCTCGCATGCGCCGGGTGTGGACGCCCACACCACCTCGACCACCCCGGCTCTCTGCGGCCGAGGAtgcgacgacctcgacgacgacgacccgtTGCAACAAGGgggccagcctcgtcgaTTGCCTGCCAGCATTTAGCCTGCTGGCTTGGTATCGTCTGTTGTGGTTGCCCGCCCGGTCGCTCGGGACCAGGTTTCTGGTATATcaaccgcccgccccggcctcTTCTCCGCGTCTCCCCTTCTCCAGTCCGGGGCTCCGGGTTTCCTTTTAGACTTTTCTGCAGCCTCTGCCCGCCGTCTCTCACCCGACCacttccctcccccgcgtCGAGACAGCCAGGACGGACGCAAGCACAATGGCTCAGGAAACGCATGAactcgcggccgcggcctcgggCGACAAGCCCGTCGCTGCGCACGCGGGAGACGACAtgcacgtcgacgccgccgccgatgcccaccgcgagacgggcgccgacgaggccgtggaGCAGAGCTCGTCGAAGCTGGTGCGCTTCTACGCGCACCCGTGGACGCAGATTCTGCTCATCAGCTTCATCTGcttctgcctgcctggcgtAGGTCCCCCGGTTCCTCGCAGGGATGCCTCAGATTAGAATGGAAGACGCTGACCGACGCAGATGTACAACGCCCTCAccgggctcggcggctcCGGCCAGGTCGActcgacggtggcggccaacgcgacggtggcgctgctgtcgacgacggcggcgacggcgctctTCATCGTGGGCCCCATCTTCTCGTGGGTCGGCCCGCGCATCTGCTTCCTCATCGGCGGGTGGACGTACGCGCTGTACTCGGGGTCGCTGCTCAGCTTCAACcacaacggcaacggcgccttTGTCATCGCGTCGGGCGCCATcctgggcgtgggcgcgtcGTTTATCTGGATCGTGCAGGGCGCCATCATGACGACGTACGTGTCCGAGTCGCAAAAGggccgcgccatcgccgtcttctGGGTCATCTTCaacctgggcggcggcatcgggtCGCTGGCGTCGTTTGGGCTCAACTACGACTCCAAGTCGGGCACCGTGTCGAGCTCCACCTACGTTGCGCtcatggtggtgatgctctTCGGCTGGTGcctcggcgtcttcatcTGCAACCCGTCGCGCATCCGCCTGGCGCAGCTGcaccgcgccgtcgagacggaGAAGCACACCATCaagggcgccgccatgacggccgTGCGCACCGTCTGCAAGTGGCGCGTCGCCTGCATGCtgcccctcttcttctcggccAACGTCTTCTACTCGTACCAGCAGAACAACGTCAACGGCGAGACGTTCAACATCCGCACGCGCTCGCTCAACGGCGCGCTGTACTGGCTGGCCCAGAtgctcggcgggctgctcatcggcctcatcctcgacgtgCCGTGGCTGTCGCGCCCCAACCGCGCccgcctgggctgggccacCGTCTTCGTCACCGGCATGGTCatctggggcggcggctaccAGTTCCAGAAGTGGCAGGACGTGCGCCACGCCCAGGGCCACAAGCAGGACATTGACTACAAGGAGGGCGGCCTGTCCACGGGGCCCATCTTCCTCTACATCTTCTACGGCGCCTACGACGCCCTCTGGCAGGGCTTCGCCTACTGGCTCATCGGCACCGAGTCCAAcagcgccggccgcgccgccgtcctcgtcggcgcctaCAAGAgcctgcaggccgccggcggcgccatggcctggCGCATCAACGCCCTCAAGGTGAGCCCCATGTCGCAGCTCGGCATGAACTGGGGGCTGTGCATCGGCTCGCTCATTGTCGTCCTGCCCACCGTCTGGACCGTCACCAAGAGCAccaccgtcgaggaggaggtccAGGCCACGCACCAGGTTCCGGAGAGCAAGCTGGAGGAGTAGTGTACATTTAGAGTAATACACTGTAATGGACTTGAACTGGCTGATACATTCCCACTGTACCTGGAGTGCCTGCGTTGACTCATTGAGTGCTGGCGTTGATTTCGTAGCATGCAAGATTGTCACCAAATGTAGCACGTCACTTTGTACTTTGTAGCAAGCACGGCCAACCAAAGTGTCCGTCCCGACTTGTGCTGTCTGCGGCATCGATGCCCTCAAGACGATTCAACCCAGCACCCGCAGGCCAGCCATAGCacacggacgacgacgaacgaaGCAAAGACAGTGCAACCTCGGCAAAAAGGTACACAATGATCCATGCTGCAGTGACCCATGCAGTGGCAGGCTGCAAAAAAATTGCGGCCAGTGTGACTCGAACACACGACCTTCAGATAGGCATCCGTAGGATTGAGGTTTGGCTTCAGTCTGACGATCTCCCAGCTAATCTATGGCCGCAGATGTCCCGAGGAGCGACCTAACGATGCCCATaagggcgccgcctctgccgtcGGTCCCGTTGTCTGTCAGAGCGAGGGGCGTACGTTGCAGGGCAAAAAgagggccgtcgccgaaaAGTATGCGGCGCGAAGCGGGCTGGCGGGGTGGTGGGGTTGAACTGACAAGGGAAAAAACACAAGGACGGTCAATGGACGAGGCAAggcggggcagcggcgcgacacgggcagaaaaaaaaaaggcaaaAAAATGCGGCCAGTGTGACTCGAACACACGACCTTCAGATAGGCATCCGTAGGATTGAAGTTTAACTTCAGTCTGACGATCTCCCAGCTAATCTATGGCCGCAGATACTCCGAAGCGCTTTATTACACACTATATGGGCCATGTCCCTCCCCCAGTCCAAATTCGATGCACCACTCAACTGGATGTTTAGGCCGACATGCTGGCTGGTTGGGTCAGTGAGGGCACGTCGCATCACGAAGATGGAATCATGATGGAAATGATGGCTATGCATTGCGTAACGTCTATGCCGTCTACTCTATGCCCCGCGGCGCTCACGCCTTCCGCTCCGTGATGCCCTTGCCAAACGGCGTGTCGGCGACCAACCCGCACTCACGTCCTCCGCTCCGTGATGCTCTCGCCAAagggcgcgtcggcgacgaacCCGTcgcgccccgcccccagCTCAAAGACCTTGCGGCCGCGCAGCCACGTCTCGCGCACGCGGCCGACGAAGCGGCGCCCCTcccacggcgagcagcggTTCTTCCAGCGCATGTCGCCCTGCGAAAACGTCCacgcctcggcgtcgtcgaagacgcacacgtcggcgtccatgcccgcccgcagcgcgccCTTGCGGTGCGCCAGCCCGACCtgctccgccgtcgcctggcaGCACAGCCGCACAATGTCCGtgagcgacggcgcgcggccctcgtcgccgcccgccgcctcgatgcgctcccgcgacgccgtgtGCAGGATCGGCAGGCCCAGGCCGACGGACGAGATGCCGCCCCACGCGGCCATGaagtcgccgcccttgcctccgttctgctgcggcggcggggcggtgCCGTTGGTCAGGTCGGCGTCTTTGCGCGTCGAATCGAGATGCTCCGGCAGCAGCTTCAGCTCGGGCGTGCAGGGCGAGTGGTCCGACACGACGGTGCGGATGCACGAGTCcttggcgacgagctcgtcccaCAGGCCGTCGCGGTTGCGGCCCTCGCGgatgggcgggcagcacTTGTGGCGCGTGTCGCCGCGGGCAATCTCCTCGGCCGACAGCCCCAGGTAGTGGAAGCACGTCtcggcggtgatgttgacgccgcgcgcgcgcgccgcccgcagcagcgggaTGCACTGCGTCGCCGACAGGTGCACAAtgtgcagcggcagcgagggcgcgaggtgcgccagcgccaggatctgctcgacggccgtggtCTCGTAcgagggcggccgcgagTCGAGGAACGTCTGGTACGCGGTCTGGtctgcggtggtggtggtggtggtggtgctgctgctgctgctgctggcgccggtCTCGGCGGGCACCATTTCCGCGTGAAACATGAGCGTCGTGGCGCtgtccttgagcgcctccaTGGCGAGGGCCACGTCCTTGGGCGACACGGCGGGGAACTCGTCGACCTGTCTCGTCAGCGCGCTGTCATCGCCccagcacgtcgtcggctcaCGCAGCTTGTGTACATACCCCAGACTCAATCAGGAAGCCCTTGAAGCCGCgcacgccggcgtcgaccaggggccgcaggtcgtcggcgttgcccgggatgacgccgccgtagAAGCCGACGTCGACCCAGCACTggccgcggctggcgcgcagcttctcgcgcaggttggcgacggtggtggtcggggggatggcgttgaggggcatgtcgacgacggtggtgacgccgccgctggccgccgcgcgcgtgcccGTCCAGAAGCCCTCCCACTCGGTGCGGCCCGGCTCGTTGAGGTGGAcgtgcgcgtcgacgaggcccggcagcagcagccgcggcgaGTGGTCCGCGTAGGCGGTGCCCGCGGGGAAGCGGCTCGCGGGGAGCACCTCGGGCGTCACGGACACGATCTTGCCCGTCGCGGGGGACACGGCCacggtggcgggcgagacgacgagcgagccgtCGGGCAGGGTGAggacggcgcgcgacgagacgagcacggcgagggggtgggcggcgtcgtcgatgccgtcgatgccATTGACGCCGGTGAGTGCCATGGTGGGCGGACGGCGTGgcagaggggaggggcgggctGCGTGAGGCACGGCGAGATGCAGGTGACGAACGGTGCGCTGGACGCCAACGGAGGGCGACGTCTAAATACCAACGGGCGGGACGGGATGGCGCTCGGCAACGGGCCAAGGTGTGCCAgcaggcgagcgagcaccTCACCGCGAGGACTGCCGAGATGGCGTTTTGCCGCTGGGCAGGTCGTtgtcggccggcgccgggcctgCATCGCCCCGCCCCTTCGGGGGCAAACACCCACGGCTCGGGGGACCTGCGGGCGGAGGCCCAGGGGCTGGTGCGAGTTGCACGCGGGCCCGACCCCGTGCAGCCTCCCGCCCGCAGGCACAGGCGCAGGCACGCAGCCGGCCAGGTCCTACGCTCCATCCAGGGCCCATTGCGACATCAATTTGATCCATGGACGCAGCGCCCCACGCGCCGggccctcgcgcgtcgcCCGCACGTCCAGCACGCTGATGGTGGTCGATGGCGGGGCTCAGGCACCCGACCCCAGCGGGGCCAGCACCCCAGCGGGGCACGGCTCGCTGCCCGCTGTCGGACCTGGCCGAAGACGCTGAGAagagcgcgggcggcgacggaaaTTCCACCAACCCGCCGCGTCTAGGGTAATGCCGCCAGCTCTGACTGTACAGCGTCTCATCGTCCCGAGGATCGTGAATTCAAGTGCATGAGGGGGCGCATGGATTGGTACTGCATCTTTGTTATTTTGTACATGTCTACATTCCATATGCCCTCTGTCCGTTGCCGTACGGCGGACCGTCACCCTCGGCAGCCACCAAACCCACTGAGCTGAATGTACACCCACGCAAGAACCGTGCGCCTCTATGTGCCTAAATCAGGATGCCCGGACCCCCGCAGCCTTGTCCGTCAAGTACATAATCATACACGTGCCCCGCGGCTGCTCTTCACTTTTGTCGCTGAATCGTCTTCTGCGCCATCTCCACCAggccgtccttggcctcgctgTCGGGAAAGGCAGCGAtcgcggcgatggcgcgctcCGAGTAGTCGTGCGCGAGGGCCCGCGTctgctcgatgccgtcgctcCGGAGCAccagctcgcgcgcctgACGTCCGTTAGCACAGGGCCGTCGACAAGACACGCCGGGGAGACGCAGAGTGACGTACCTtttcgacgtcgccgtcgcgctcaaacttgcggccgacgagcgcgcccAGCTCCGGGTTCTGCCTCCAGGCAAACAGCAGCGGGGCCGTGGCGAGCCCcagctcgaggtcggcgccggcgggcttGCCGAGGTCCTTGCCGGTGCGCGTGTAGTCgagcatgtcgtcgacgagctggaagGCCAGCCCGAGGTTGCGGCCGTAGGCGtaggcggcgtcgacggtggtggcgtcggcgtggccgagcagggcggcggcgcggcacgacTTGGAGATGAGGCTGGCCGTCTTGAGGTACGTCTTCTGCAGGTAGTAGCTGAGCGTCTCCTCCGAGTAGCGCGGGCagcgctcgtcgcgctccgTGTTCTTGAGCTGCATGaactcgccctcgaccaggTTGGCAATGAccgtcgccagcagctccacgacctcgacgtgccgcagccgcgccagcgccaccgacgcccgcccgaggaggaagtcgcccgccagcaccgccatCTTGTTGCCGAACTCGAGgttggccgacggcgagccgcgccgcgacaCCGAGTGGTCAATCACGTCGTCGtgcagcagcgaggccgtGTGGATCAGCTCCGTAATctccgccagccgccgctggctcGGCAGGatgtcgaggcgggcgtcctcgggcgtcatctcgggctcccgcgccgtcaggggctgctgcgtcgccgacgggttgacgtcggcgaggatcTGCGCGGGGGATATCGACGAGTCGATGGGGACCCTcgcgccctgctcggcgggcCGCGGGTCCTTGGGGCAGAGGTGCGTGGCCCGGCTCATGAGCAGCACGATGAGCGGCCGCACGTGCTTGCCCTCGGCCTGCGTGTAGTACTTGGCGACGCGGTCCAGCGACGGGTGCCCGGAGCCCAGCAGCTTGCGGATGTTGCCCGTGAGGAACTGCATCTccttggccacggcgcgcagcGGGTCGACCGACatgccgtccttggccgccttcttgACCACGTTGCCCACCACGTTGGACGCGACctggacggccgccgcccacgccgagTCACGTCGTTGCGAGGTGTGCATGGCCGCGCGGCGGGTCGTGCCGGCGCCCGGCCGTCGACACAGCACGCatgccggcgtcgtcgtcgctgtcgtagTGATTCTTCGGGAGGCGTCGCAGAGTGCCGTGGCTCCCGGACGgagcggcatggcgggcggcaga from Purpureocillium takamizusanense chromosome 3, complete sequence includes:
- a CDS encoding N-acetylmuramic acid 6-phosphate etherase (EggNog:ENOG503P0S8~COG:G); this encodes MSPSQPVVQLAGLQTETRNPRTTAIDTVSTLELCRILQREDARVPAAVEPCVPAIAAAIDVLTDRVRRGGRVFYIGAGTSGRLGVLDASEIPPTYSAPADRFIALIAGGDYALRNAKEGAEDSRSGAEEDLRPYGFDPAVDSLIGVASSGRTPYVLGGLEHVRRIGGATVAVVCVRPSAVEDEGNADHVIAAVTGPESVTGSTRMKAGTATKLVLNMMSTGIMIKLGKTYGNLMIDLKATNIKLRQRAKNMLRLIGGAACTQTDEELDAVLAACHGSVKLAAVTIVLGVSVADAEARLERSNGVLARVFEEAQRQAVEEAHRDEGLVLCVDAGGSSCRAVIMGPDGTAACGAAGPCNVSTIGIDAAMAVMATAIQEATDKCEATRGRQFQAVSFAAAWVGMAGYERPALSPLIDAALAELLRLRVGEGLRVTADIDLLPAAVAEDPSLDAAVVVVAGTGSVAMSYARASDGGGFVRCGRAGGWGPLLGDDGGGYGLGREALRRALHQADLRPAHGAAGGSDAPLSPLAGAVSAHFDAQHPRDLLSAVLMPHQPSGPDDTAAAQGATKRIASAARVVLDLARAGDAEARAVVEAGTASLAELVAALVDGQAQAHEGRRCGLVLAGGLLQDDDYRGRLVDALAGRHFARVETVGQPAVDGARCLQRELRR
- a CDS encoding uncharacterized protein (COG:S~TransMembrane:12 (i54-76o96-116i123-142o148-173i185-207o219-239i274-292o312-335i342-361o389-410i422-441o453-473i)~EggNog:ENOG503P0IX) — its product is MAQETHELAAAASGDKPVAAHAGDDMHVDAAADAHRETGADEAVEQSSSKLVRFYAHPWTQILLISFICFCLPGMYNALTGLGGSGQVDSTVAANATVALLSTTAATALFIVGPIFSWVGPRICFLIGGWTYALYSGSLLSFNHNGNGAFVIASGAILGVGASFIWIVQGAIMTTYVSESQKGRAIAVFWVIFNLGGGIGSLASFGLNYDSKSGTVSSSTYVALMVVMLFGWCLGVFICNPSRIRLAQLHRAVETEKHTIKGAAMTAVRTVCKWRVACMLPLFFSANVFYSYQQNNVNGETFNIRTRSLNGALYWLAQMLGGLLIGLILDVPWLSRPNRARLGWATVFVTGMVIWGGGYQFQKWQDVRHAQGHKQDIDYKEGGLSTGPIFLYIFYGAYDALWQGFAYWLIGTESNSAGRAAVLVGAYKSLQAAGGAMAWRINALKVSPMSQLGMNWGLCIGSLIVVLPTVWTVTKSTTVEEEVQATHQVPESKLEE
- the DAL1 gene encoding Allantoinase (MEROPS:MER0005767~COG:F~EggNog:ENOG503NWXN), with the translated sequence MALTGVNGIDGIDDAAHPLAVLVSSRAVLTLPDGSLVVSPATVAVSPATGKIVSVTPEVLPASRFPAGTAYADHSPRLLLPGLVDAHVHLNEPGRTEWEGFWTGTRAAASGGVTTVVDMPLNAIPPTTTVANLREKLRASRGQCWVDVGFYGGVIPGNADDLRPLVDAGVRGFKGFLIESGVDEFPAVSPKDVALAMEALKDSATTLMFHAEMVPAETGASSSSSSTTTTTTTADQTAYQTFLDSRPPSYETTAVEQILALAHLAPSLPLHIVHLSATQCIPLLRAARARGVNITAETCFHYLGLSAEEIARGDTRHKCCPPIREGRNRDGLWDELVAKDSCIRTVVSDHSPCTPELKLLPEHLDSTRKDADLTNGTAPPPQQNGGKGGDFMAAWGGISSVGLGLPILHTASRERIEAAGGDEGRAPSLTDIVRLCCQATAEQVGLAHRKGALRAGMDADVCVFDDAEAWTFSQGDMRWKNRCSPWEGRRFVGRVRETWLRGRKVFELGAGRDGFVADAPFGESITERRT
- the COQ1 gene encoding coq1 putative hexaprenyl diphosphate synthase (COG:H~BUSCO:EOG092634B5~EggNog:ENOG503NV2J) translates to MHTSQRRDSAWAAAVQVASNVVGNVVKKAAKDGMSVDPLRAVAKEMQFLTGNIRKLLGSGHPSLDRVAKYYTQAEGKHVRPLIVLLMSRATHLCPKDPRPAEQGARVPIDSSISPAQILADVNPSATQQPLTAREPEMTPEDARLDILPSQRRLAEITELIHTASLLHDDVIDHSVSRRGSPSANLEFGNKMAVLAGDFLLGRASVALARLRHVEVVELLATVIANLVEGEFMQLKNTERDERCPRYSEETLSYYLQKTYLKTASLISKSCRAAALLGHADATTVDAAYAYGRNLGLAFQLVDDMLDYTRTGKDLGKPAGADLELGLATAPLLFAWRQNPELGALVGRKFERDGDVEKARELVLRSDGIEQTRALAHDYSERAIAAIAAFPDSEAKDGLVEMAQKTIQRQK